The Deinococcus aerophilus genomic sequence CTATTGCGGGAGTAGCTCAGCTGGTAGAGCACTACCTTGCCAAGGTAGATGTCGCGAGTTCGAATCTCGTCTCCCGCTCCATCAATGCTCCACCCCCAGCCCCCCTCCCACGAGGGGGGCTTTTTCTATGCCTGCCCCTGCCGTGCGGGGACCGGCCACCGCCCCTTCACGGCGGCCTCAACACACAGGGCCTCAACACACGGGGCGCAGCCTGAAAAAGCTGCGCCTGCGTGGGGTTCCTGTGGTACTGCTGCTGGTGCCGAGAGCGGGACTTGAACCCGCACGGTTGCCCGTTCGATTTTAAGTCGAATGCGTCTACCATTCCGCCATCCCGGCTCTGGGGTGCCGCTGCAAATGCCGCAGGCTGGAGCAGTATAGAGAAAACTTGGGGTGGGATGATGACGCTGAGGGGCCGGGATTGCTGTCCTGCTTCCGTTCACCTCAGTCTCGCCGGAAGCGTCCGCCCAGCGTGCGCCACTGTTTGCGTCCGTAGGCGTAGACGGGATGGGTCCACCTGCCCCCCACGCTGCCGTCCCGCAGGGCCGCCAGCAGGTCCTGGGGCGAGCGGATAAGACGGAAAGGGGTTTCCACCCACGCTTCCCCGATGTCGCGTAGGGTGTGGGCGTCACTGCCGGCACAGACTGACAGCCCGCGCTCGTGGGCCCACGTTGCCGCCGTGAGGTTCCAGCGGTGACGCGACAGACGCGAATTGAAGGTCTCGACGATATCGATGTCGTCGGCAATCCGCAGGGTGGCCTCGGGGCGCAGGCGGTAGCGCTTGAGGGGATCGAAGCCGTGTTGCAGCATGACCAGTCCTCCCTGGGCCTTGATCTCGCGGACGGTGTCCTCGGGGGTCAGCCCCCGGGGAATGCGTTCCTGCAGGAACAGGGCATTCAGCTCGCCCTCCGAAGTCGTGACCTCCTCGCCGGGAATGATGCTCAGGCGCTCGGCGAGGCCCAGGTCCGCCACGATTGTGGCGAGTTCGGGGCCGCCCCGTTGCTGGTCATGGTCGGTGACGGCAATGGCCCGTGTGTTGGTCCGCAGCATCCACGCGGGAATGTCGCGCAGCCGCGTGCGGCAGTCATGGCTGACCTCGGTATGGACGTGCAGGTCCACCCGCATCACCTGCACGCCCTCCCGGAACACGAGGTTGTTCTGCATGACTCAGTCCCTGCCGTTGGGCCGCAGCACCCTCAGGGCCGCCGCCTCGATCTCGACATGCACGGTCCCGGTCAGGTCCGGCCGGGCCGGGCGAACCTCACCGTCTACATGAAATGCCTGGCCCAGGTAGGGAATGTCGATGCTTCGTGCGCGCGCCCGCTGCACGCTCGGCAGTTCTCCGAAACCGTCCCGCGCCAGGGCCGCCGCGTAGGCGAGCAGGCCGTCGCGCTCCTCGGCATTCACGCTCACCACATCCAGCCAGCCGTCGCAGGGGTCGGCCCCACTGCACAGCGGCAGGCGGGGGCCGGTGGCGGGGGTGTTCATGACCTCCAGCAACAGGTGGGCCAGTTCGGGCTGGGCGGCGCCGTCCAGCGAGAGGGTCAGCGGCAGCGGATTGAGGCCGCTGAGCGCCGAGCCGATGGCCCCCACCGCGCGCAGAGGGCTCTTGCCGCTTTCGGGATCGTAGTCGGCGAGCACGTCGGCAAAGGCGCCGCACCCCAGCGCTTCCAGAAACGTGTCCTCGCCCCAGGGGGCCCGGACCCGGCCCACGTCAAAGGGCACTGCCCGCGCGTCCGCGTAAGCGGCGATCACGTCCTGCGGCTCGCCGCAGACTCCCAGGGTGCGGGCGATGTTGTTGGCCGTGCCCATGGGGATCACACCCAGCGTGACATTCGGCCGCCCGGCCAGCCGCAGCGCAGCGGCGCGGATGGTACCGTCGCCCCCCGCCACGAATACGGTTCCTGTCGCCCCGGCGAGCGCTCCCTGCAGAGCGTCCTCGCTGTCGGTGGCCCGGTAGACCGGGCGGTAGCCGATGCCATGCAGCGCCTCGGTGAGCCCTTCTGGACTGCTGTGGCCGCTGCCGCCTGCCCCCGGATTGAAGATCAGGGTGGCCGAGGGCGGCTGTACCGGCGCGGCCGAAGCCGCCGTGATGACCGTGACTTCGTTCGCCGTCATGGTCCAACTGTAGTCATTCGCCCTGAAGGGCGCCTTGAGGAAACGATGAATACAGGGGGGGAGACCCGGCTTCACGGCTGGTCTTCGTCCTGCATGGCCCGCCAGTCCTCGTAGGCCAGGGCGGGCAGCAGGGCAAAACTGCCGACCACCAGTGAGGCCGCCGCTGCTGGAGCCCGCACCGCTGTCTTGCCGTTCAGCATCAGATACAGCGCCCCGAGCGTGCTGAGCGCTCCAATGTCCATGAACATGATCCGGGCGAAGGAACTGCGTTTCAGGGTCTCTACGGTACCCAACTCGCCCTCGCGGCGGCGCCCCACGACAGCGGTCAGGACCAGCATCAGCAGCAGGGACAGGTAAAGGCGCAGGCGGGCGGCGGAGGGACGTCGGTAGGGCTCCAGGCCGGGAGGGGTCATGTTCCAGAGTACCCGTCCCGGCGCCCGCGCCGTACAGTGGCAGCCATGACCGTGCCCCGCTCCGGCTCCGCCGACCTGACGCCCGCCGTCCTGATCTACAACGCCAGCTCGGGACAGGGCAGGCGGACCACGCCGGACGAGCTGCGGGACGCCCTGTGGAGCGCCGGATTCGACGCCCGCCACCGGCCCACGGCCCACGCCAGTGACCTGAACGCCGCGCTGGCGGACGTGACCGGGCCGGTGTTCGTGGCGGGCGGCGACGGCTCCTTCCGCGCCGCCGCGCTGCACCTGGTGGGCCGGGCCGGGGTGACGGTGGGCGTGATTCCGCTGGGCACGTCGAACAACATCGCCCGTACCCTGGGGCTGGACGACGACCCACTGGCGCTGGCCGGACGGTACCGGGACGGCCTGAGCGCGCCGTTTGATGCCGGGCGCATTCGGGCGCCCTGGGGAGAGGACGTGTTTTTCGAGGCCTGCGGCTGTGGCGTTTTTGCCGACGTGCTGCATGCCTACGATCCGGACGCTCCCAAGAGTCCGTTTCGCGCGGTGGGGGCCCTGATGGAGGTGCTTCCCGACTTCGAGCCGCTGGAGCTGCAGATCACCGTGGAGGGGCAGCTTTACCCTGGTCCGCCCCTGACCCTGCTGGAGGTCATGAACATCCAGGCGACGAGCAACAGCCTGCGTCTGGCTCCGGACGCCCACCCCGGTGACGGCCTGCTGAACCTGATCCGGGTGAACGGCGAGGAACGTGACGGCCTGATCGCTTACGTCGCCTCGCTGATGGGCGGCACCTTTGATGAACTGCCCAGCGTGCGGGAACACGTCACCCCACGCCTGCAGGTGTCGTACCACGGTCAGGTGTTTCATGTGGACGGCGAGACCCGCGAGCCCGGTCCGCCCGGCGGCGCGGTGGACATTGAGGTGTGGCCCGCCGCCCTGCAGGTGCTGCGCCCCGCTGGCGGCTGACATGCCCAGGCCCCGGCGCGCCGGCCTGAGCCGGCTGGCTGCGGGAGCGCTGGCTGCCCTGCTGTTGCTGTCCGCGCTGACCTGGCCTGTGGTGAGGGACGGACTCCTGCCCTTCGACCTGCCCGTGACCCTGTGGTTGCGCGGTCACGCGGGCCCCGGCTGGGTGGGCGCGGCGCGCATTCTGAACATTGGCGGCAGCCTGGCCGTCGTGGTGCCCGTAACGCTGCTGGGGGTGGCCCTGCTGTGGCGGCAGCGGACGCAGGCCGCCGTGCTGCTGGGCGGCATGACCACGGCCCTGCTGCTGCAACTCGTCCTGAACGCCGCTGTTGCCCGGCCCCGTCCCACGCTGCTGCCGCATCTGGTGGCTGCCTCGGGGCTGGCCTATCCCAGCGGCCACAGCACCCTGGCCGCCGCGCTGGGCACCCTGCTGAGCGCCGCGGCGTGGCGCACGCGCTGGCGCTGGCCGGTGCTGGCCCTGGCCGCGCTATACGCGGGGCTGATGGGCGCGGCCCGTGTGGTGCTGGGTGTTCACCATCCCAGCGACGTGTTGGCGGGGTGGCTGCTCGGGGTGGGGGTGGGCCTGCTCGCCGCGTCGGCAGGGGAGGGGGTGAGCGGTTGAGTTACGCCGGCTTCAGCCGTGCATGGAGTTGTACCCGAAGTTGGTGGCGGTCATGCCCGAATGTCCCAGGTTGATCACGATACCCAGCGGCGCAAATTCAGCGCGGGCCACCAGCGACAGGTTATTCAGGGCATGTTTGGTCGAGGAATATGGCGCAGCCCCGGCACGAGCATCTTGGTTGTGCCGTTTTTTTATTACGCTCCGTCCCAATCTGGATGCTCCATTTCAAGTCCAAATATTTTTTCCATCTCGTCACTCCACTGGCGCATGGTTATGTTGGTGGAAATTATTTTCCAAGTTGCCCAGCCCGACCTGGAAGTACCCGTTAATATCGATGCAGCTTGACTTGGGCTGGTGAATGCAGAATCTTTAGTAAATTTGTATGTACTACCGCACACCAACACCAAAATGCCCTTTTGAATAAGCTGACTTGAGTAAAATGAATAAAATCCGCCGCCGATATGACGGAGAGTTGAGTCTTTGGATATGACGAACTTATCAGCGAGCATTCTGCCAAATGCATGGACACCTACGGATTTCAATTCGAATATTGGATTTGAATAATCCAAAATTGTTGGCGCCCCATTCGCCTCATTTGTAAATCCCATAGAAGAATTAAGGCTGAAGAATTTAAAACCCAGTGATCTAAGAATAAGTTTGTATCGTCGCATAAAGGCTGCAACGTTGATGTGATCATGAGAGGCCAAGTGGGGTTCTGCTAAAAGTTTATTCTGGTTTGTGAGGTTTACA encodes the following:
- a CDS encoding diacylglycerol/lipid kinase family protein, with protein sequence MTANEVTVITAASAAPVQPPSATLIFNPGAGGSGHSSPEGLTEALHGIGYRPVYRATDSEDALQGALAGATGTVFVAGGDGTIRAAALRLAGRPNVTLGVIPMGTANNIARTLGVCGEPQDVIAAYADARAVPFDVGRVRAPWGEDTFLEALGCGAFADVLADYDPESGKSPLRAVGAIGSALSGLNPLPLTLSLDGAAQPELAHLLLEVMNTPATGPRLPLCSGADPCDGWLDVVSVNAEERDGLLAYAAALARDGFGELPSVQRARARSIDIPYLGQAFHVDGEVRPARPDLTGTVHVEIEAAALRVLRPNGRD
- a CDS encoding PHP domain-containing protein — translated: MQNNLVFREGVQVMRVDLHVHTEVSHDCRTRLRDIPAWMLRTNTRAIAVTDHDQQRGGPELATIVADLGLAERLSIIPGEEVTTSEGELNALFLQERIPRGLTPEDTVREIKAQGGLVMLQHGFDPLKRYRLRPEATLRIADDIDIVETFNSRLSRHRWNLTAATWAHERGLSVCAGSDAHTLRDIGEAWVETPFRLIRSPQDLLAALRDGSVGGRWTHPVYAYGRKQWRTLGGRFRRD
- a CDS encoding GIY-YIG nuclease family protein, whose amino-acid sequence is MEPTAIQIVLLDGDPDGIIYAEMHDWAGQVAIFPRDRIDQLLQNNDFACPGLYILVGENQANFGKDYVYVGETESLSARIKQHINSKNKTFWKKVIILKSVSGSLNKAHIKSLEAKILKDLSVAGSVNLTNQNKLLAEPHLASHDHINVAAFMRRYKLILRSLGFKFFSLNSSMGFTNEANGAPTILDYSNPIFELKSVGVHAFGRMLADKFVISKDSTLRHIGGGFYSFYSSQLIQKGILVLVCGSTYKFTKDSAFTSPSQAASILTGTSRSGWATWKIISTNITMRQWSDEMEKIFGLEMEHPDWDGA
- a CDS encoding diacylglycerol/lipid kinase family protein, yielding MTVPRSGSADLTPAVLIYNASSGQGRRTTPDELRDALWSAGFDARHRPTAHASDLNAALADVTGPVFVAGGDGSFRAAALHLVGRAGVTVGVIPLGTSNNIARTLGLDDDPLALAGRYRDGLSAPFDAGRIRAPWGEDVFFEACGCGVFADVLHAYDPDAPKSPFRAVGALMEVLPDFEPLELQITVEGQLYPGPPLTLLEVMNIQATSNSLRLAPDAHPGDGLLNLIRVNGEERDGLIAYVASLMGGTFDELPSVREHVTPRLQVSYHGQVFHVDGETREPGPPGGAVDIEVWPAALQVLRPAGG
- a CDS encoding phosphatase PAP2 family protein, with the protein product MPRPRRAGLSRLAAGALAALLLLSALTWPVVRDGLLPFDLPVTLWLRGHAGPGWVGAARILNIGGSLAVVVPVTLLGVALLWRQRTQAAVLLGGMTTALLLQLVLNAAVARPRPTLLPHLVAASGLAYPSGHSTLAAALGTLLSAAAWRTRWRWPVLALAALYAGLMGAARVVLGVHHPSDVLAGWLLGVGVGLLAASAGEGVSG